A region of Homo sapiens chromosome 17, GRCh38.p14 Primary Assembly DNA encodes the following proteins:
- the CBX2 gene encoding chromobox protein homolog 2 isoform X2 has product MSSCSRRSKLKEPDAPSKSKSSSSSSSSTSSSSSSDEEDDSDLDAKRGPRGRETHPVPQKKAQILVAKPELKDPIRKKRGRKPLPPEQKATRRPVSLAKVLKTARKDLGAPASKLPPPLSAPVAGLAALKAHAKEACGGPSAMATPENLASLMKGMASSPGRGGISWQSSIVHYMNRMTQSQAQAASRLALKAQATNKCGLGLDLKVRTQKGELGMSPPGSKIPKAPSGGAVEQKVGNTGGPPHTHGASRVPAGCPGPQPAPTQELSLQVLDLQSVKNGMPGVGLLARHATATKGVPATNPAPGKGTGSGLIGASGATMPTDTSKSEKLASRAVAPPTPASKRDCVKGSATPSGQESRTAPGEARKAATLPEMSAGEESSSSDSDPDSASPPSTGQNPSVSVQTSQDWKPTRSLIEHVFVTDVTANLITVTVKESPTSVGFFNLRPLCSPLLPQETRWHLWLQVTVLNRAGFFMAALLLSLNCSSLACVTESQLWSLSCRG; this is encoded by the exons ATGTCCTCCTGCAGCCGGCGCTCCAAGCTCAAG GAACCCGATGCTCCCTCCAAATCCAAGTCCAGcagttcctcctcttcctccacgtcatcctcctcttcctcagatGAAGAGGATGACAGTGACTTAGATGCTAAGAGGGGTCCCCGGGGCCGCGAGACCCACCCAGTGCCGCAGAAGAAGGCCCAGATCCTGGTGGCCAAACCCGAGCTGAAGGATCCCATCCGGAAGAAGCGGGGACGAAAGCCCCTGCCCCCAGAGCAAAAGGCAACCCGAAGACCCGTGAGCCTGGCCAAGGTGCTGAAGACCGCCCGGAAGGATCTGGGGGCCCCGGCCAGCAAGCTGCCCCCTCCACTCAGCGCCCCCGTTGCAGGCCTGGCAGCTCTGAAGGCCCACGCCAAGGAGGCCTGTGGCGGCCCCAGTGCCATGGCCACCCCAGAGAACCTGGCCAGCCTAATGAAGGGCATGGCCAGTAGCCCCGGCCGGGGTGGCATCAGCTGGCAGAGCTCCATCGTGCACTACATGAACCGGATGACCCAGAGCCAGGCCCAGGCTGCCAGCAGGTTGGCGCTGAAGGCCCAGGCCACCAACAAGTGCGGCCTCGGGCTGGACCTGAAGGTGAGGACGCAGAAAGGGGAGCTGGGAATGAGCCCTCCAGGAAGCAAAATCCCGAAGGCCCCCAGCGGTGGGGCTGTGGAGCAGAAAGTGGGGAACACAGGGGGCCCCCCGCACACCCATGGTGCCAGCAGGGTGCCTGCTGGGTGCCCAGGCCCCCAGCCAGCACCCACCCAGGAGCTGAGCCTCCAGGTCTTGGACTTGCAGAGTGTCAAGAATGGCATGCCCGGGGTGGGTCTCCTTGCCCGCCACGCCACCGCCACCAAGGGTGTCCCGGCCACCAACCCAGCCCCTGGGAAGGGCACTGGGAGTGGCCTCATTGGGGCCAGCGGGGCCACCATGCCCACCGACACAAGCAAAAGTGAGAAGCTGGCTTCCAGAGCAGTGGCGccacccacccctgccagcaAGAGGGACTGTGTCAAGGGCAGTGCTACCCCCAGTGGGCAGGAGAGCCGCACAGCCCCCGGAGAAGCCCGCAAGGCGGCCACACTGCCAGAGATGAGCGCAGGTGAGGAGAGTAGCAGCTCGGACTCCGACCCCGACTCCGCCTCGCCGCCCAGCACTGGACAGAACCCGTCAGTGTCCGTTCAGACCAGCCAGGACTGGAAGCCCACCCGCAGCCTCATCGAGCACGTATTTGTCACCGACGTCACTGCCAACCTCATCACCGTCACAGTGAAGGAGTCTCCCACCAGCGTGGGCTTCTTCAACCTGAG GCCTCTTTGCTCTCCCCTCTTGCCTCAGGAAACCCGGTGGCACCTGTGGCTCCAGGTGACTGTCTTGAACAGAGCGGGCTTCTTCATGGCTGCGTTGTTGCTGAGTTTGAACTGCTCCTCCCTGGCCTGCGTGACTGAATCACAGCTTTGGTCCCTGTCTTGCAGGGGCTGA